The Anopheles maculipalpis chromosome 3RL, idAnoMacuDA_375_x, whole genome shotgun sequence genomic sequence AGTATAGCACCGCTGCCATTATTAAAAGAATTGttgtaatatattttattcatttttcgctttttgaaattgaaatagatttttattatggaaattttattgaatttcaaatACCAAAAACTATTCAAGTGATGAGAAATCGTTGTTGCTATTTAATTCGAGTTTGAAATAAGTAGttttttgatgtgttttataTTCTTTTATAAACATTTGGGTAGCGCTTGGTGGTTGAAGTTTTTTATATAAAGGTTAGTATTAAATCGTACCGTAAgagtaatttaatatttatttacatttatatACGCTTATTAAATAcaactttgaaaaaaatatatatatttgtgCTAGGAGTTATGCAATAAAAAGATTCAGTCAGGATCGTCTCTGTGTAAGCACGGATGACTATCCAGTTGCTTGGTATAATGAAGTCAAGTCAGCCAGAAGTGGGTGACCTAGAGTTTTCTGGCTGTagaggttggttggttgtagagccttaaaagaaaataaaattgtttgacGAATTTGTTTATGCCCTGTACTTAAAATCAAACCTTAATAGGGTCTTCACCGCAAtaactttgttttgcttaacgaccttcatGATTCTTTCTTTGCAAACATATTTATAATGTGCATCTGGATAGCTACTTTCATCACAGAATTCTGGACTTCCATGGATATCTGGCTATTAATCAATGCTTGTAAGTTTTTTCGTTATATTTTCTGCACTGGAAAATAATTGTACTAAAATACATCATAATAGAAATTTTGTGTTCACGTGCTAAAACGCTTCATATCCTTGACAAATGTGCTGTACAAGTTGTTGAATGTAAGGTAGCAAGAGAAAGTTTCGTCGTGATGAGCTTTCCAAAAGTTCAAAGATTACGGGAAGAGAAAAGCTCGCTGGGAAAAATCGACGGAGCTTTTAAAGACAAAccttttgcatcaaaatgtCTGTCGTAATCCTGAAGCTGTGCATTTTCTTACCACAGTCGAGTATTTTTTACTTGAATATCATTATAACACGCACGCGTTACTAATAACCTGTGGGATTTACAAGTCACAAAAATCATTTAGGTGCCAACTGACGGACGttgcaaatgttttatttcgcaTACGTTCATCcgaaacaatcgttttctTAATTGCTGTAAATTTTGGATAAagtattagaaaaaaaattaaacaaaaattaagcGATTTCTTTTCCTGTATCAGTGTGACTATATGAAACAGACATTTTTGGCGGTCTGGTGATGGCGACGACAGCGGCTCCAATTCTTGACACCAGCCACCAACACTGTACGGAGTAGTGAAGTCAGGCCTCTGTGGTGAGGACCGACTATATATCTACAAggtatcagcaaatctagtTAATCGTTAGATGACCGacatgacctagtaggtcgttaagcacAATAGAACTTTATTTGAAACATCAAGAGTGGATAACATTTCCGTATCTTCGCAAAAAAGagtgtttgataaaaatactCCTTAGTGTTGGTGACCTATGGCTTTACGCCCCCTGTCACGAAAACTGGGACGGACGCTGCGTGCTACTTGTCCTCGAGATGTTGAAACAGCGGAATCGTAAATAAAAGCCTGtaatgttttgattatttctttcaaaactTGAAGAATgtaatcaaataattttagttatttgttgatttctttccgttttgcttcacttttccCAAAAACGTCTCTTTTTTCCTTAAATATGGACAATACTTTTTACTGCCATTCATTGCTGTTCATACAACAGGAGAACAATTTACATTTGCCGGGGGTGACAACAGTGACAATTATCGCTGCTAACGTAGTAATACCGCTATATGCACATGCAATTCGTAATTCGTATAACATTTGTTAATACTCCCTGCGTCGGGAGAAACAGCAATAGTGTGGCTTATCATAAAATCCTCACTGTGACAGTAGCGAGAACCAATGCTAGCCAGCCGACGGAAGCGCTAGCGCCACTGGATGAAGCAGCCGATGCGGTTAGAAGGATATCGTTGATTTTATTATCGGTGTAGTTCTTGATGAATGTTGTCGATCCGAGATAGTTCGATTGCTGAATGACCTGATTTTCCacttgtttgttcgttttagCTGGTGAAGAGGATGGAGAATAGCGTACCGTGAGTCTTGGAACATTGTGTGTGGTACATTCTACTTACAGGTCTTGCGGTACACTTTCACCGACTCCTCCGTTGTGCCAAGGGAATTTTTGGCCACACATTTGTACACACCGAAGTCAGACACCTTCTCCAGCCGTATGGTGATTTTCATCGTCACCTTGAAGACGTGATCCTCGAGCGTGGAGTCGTACGTGCCACCCTGCAGTATGATTTCGCCCTTGCCCTTCATCCAGTAGTTGATGGAGTTGGGTTGGGCTTCGCTGTGGCACTCGAGAATGACCCGGCCGCCCAGCTCGGCGTAGTACTGGCGCGTCGGTATTCGTATAATCGGTTGGACTGAAATTGAAATCAAGTAAGGCGACGGATGAGGATGAGATCGTATCTTAGCAGGGAAGCAGCCGTACGCACAGTTAACTGTTACGATAATTCGTTTGCTGACCGTCGGTGGCACACCGTTTGATGCGATACAGTGATAGGAACCGGCGTTGTGCCGCTCGATTTGGTAGATGTGCAGCATCGCTCCATCGTGGCTCGTTACTATGCACGAATGATGATTAAGTTATTATTAGGCCCAGGGACCGAATCCGTCGCTAGTGGGTGGGATAGTACAAAATGAATAATACATACTTCCGGAATTCTCTACGGATGTGACAGATTTCTCCCCTTCTCGCTTCCAGGTGACCGTCGGCTCGGGGACGCCCGTTGCGGCGCAGGTAAGTGTTACGTTTGTGCCCTCCAGCACCACCATGTCCTGGCTGGTGGGATAGTCCAAAATGT encodes the following:
- the LOC126560574 gene encoding opioid-binding protein/cell adhesion molecule homolog translates to MALLNESTMDKCYKTTLVVLVGITSCYALLDVSGIDPKFSAPIANVTVPVGREGVMTCTVHDLYKYKVAWLRVDTQTILTIETLVITKSERIAITHTEQRIWQLRIKDIRESDKGWYMCQINTDPMKSQMGYLNVVVPPDILDYPTSQDMVVLEGTNVTLTCAATGVPEPTVTWKREGEKSVTSVENSGITSHDGAMLHIYQIERHNAGSYHCIASNGVPPTVSKRIIVTVNFQPIIRIPTRQYYAELGGRVILECHSEAQPNSINYWMKGKGEIILQGGTYDSTLEDHVFKVTMKITIRLEKVSDFGVYKCVAKNSLGTTEESVKVYRKTSKTNKQVENQVIQQSNYLGSTTFIKNYTDNKINDILLTASAASSSGASASVGWLALVLATVTVRIL